The Candidatus Mycosynbacter amalyticus genome contains the following window.
CACACCTTGAACGGTGCCCACGAGGCCATTCGCCCTGTCCCTGGCTTCTTTTGGCACGAGTATTGTCACTGTTGTCGACAACGCGATGTTGCGCATGTTTTCAATCACCCCGCCTGCTAGGATGATTCCTGCAAATAACCAGAAAAGCCAGGATTGCCAGTCGACCAACGAACTTTTGGGCGCCAATATGTAGATAACTCCCGCTAGTACAAACGTAGCAAACGTAAACACGCTCGAATATACCATGACCGTCTTTTTCTTGTTATGATCCACGATGGTGCCGAAAATGATACTACACACCGCCACAAACAGCATATATGTACCGCCAATAATCGCTGTCGCGAGCACCGATTTGGTCTCGAGATACACCCAAAACGTCAGCGCAAACCACAAATAGCTGGTAGTGACATTAGCGATGAGTGTATTGATTAAGACTTGGTAAAAATATTTCACATACTTATTGTACAGGTTCGCGAGAGTTTTCGCGTAGATCTTGCCATTCGCCCCATACAAGCCAGATGATAAGCGTGTCGAGCAAAGTAAATAGCCACATGCCAGGCGACAACGGATCGAGCACAAGTACATACAGTTGGTAAAGCAGGAAGAAACCAAGCACAGCCAATGCGTACGGATACGCCCAGACAATGCGGCGCAGGAGGCAGTAGACGAGCACTAGTTTGACGACACCGTGGCCTATGAGAAACACGATCAGAAATGTGATACCGTTTTTCGCCGCCTCGGCGTCCAGCCTAGCTACGTAACTCGCGATAAACTGTGCGGTGTGCCCGTCGTGCAGGTGCGTTGCCCGAAAGATTGCCGACAATGTCGTGTGCACGAGACCAGGTGCCACTAGCAGCGCTATGCCAGCAAACACCTCCATAAGTCCGTCGAAGCCCTTGACGGCAATACCGAGGCGATACGCGTTTTCGAACCAGGGAGCATGCCGAAGAGAGTATATAGCCATCACCTCAATTATACGCCCTTTTCTGCTTGCAGGCTTAAAAACACTATGACATAATAAAATTCACTATGATTCCACTGGAATCCTCTACTCACACATGTTCGGATGAGTCGAACCGCTAGTGACATATCACTTTTTCATTTACAATTAACTACGGGAGGTTCGCTTGAAACTTTTTAGCAGAACAAACAGCAGCACAACTAAAAAAACGATTAATATATACAAGGAAGAGCTCAAAGAAGATAAAAAGCAATTCATCATTGCGACAATTCTTGTGCCCATGCAGCATCTGCTCTACGTTGTACTGCTCCCATTGATCATCAGCTTCTTCACACAGTCGCTAATCACCAGCTCGCATAATTTCACTACACCACTGCTTCTCATAGGTTTTATGGCACTTATATCACTCATGGCAATTATCGTAGGACACTTCGGCTACCTTGCTCTTTTCAAACATGAGGAAAGTATGACCACAAAGCTCACTGAGCGCGCGCTCACTGGCCTACTTCGCCATAGCCACAGTTTCTTCGCAAACAACAAAGTCGGCGCGTTAGCCGGTGACGTCAACACGTTCAGCCGTTCGTACATGTCAATATTTGACACTATTGCCCTACAAGCGACAAGTATTGTTGTCAACTATACCGCTAGCCTCATCATTGTCGCATTCATCGCACCGATTATGTTGCCTGCGCTCATCTTGTTAACCGGCTTCATCATCTACGACGCGCTTCGTTCGTACAGTGCGCGTGCTGAGTATCGCACTGAGCGCAAAGAGCTTCAGTCAAAACTTTTTGGTAATTTCGCCGATATACTCGGAAATCAAACGCTTGTGCGCATGTTCGGCACAAGTCGCCAAGAGATAAAAAACACTGTCGCACAACGCCGTCATATAGAATCAATTGCCAATCAAGAAATCGATATACTCCAGCGCGGTGCCGAGACTCGCATGGGTGTACTGTTTTCGTTTCAGATTCTGACACTTCTACTATGTCTAGTCCTGATCACACGTGATGCACTCTCTATTGCGGCGCTGATATTTATCATCACCTATCTCGGACGCGTTACGGGCTCACTTTTTGCTATTAATGGCATTATAAGAGGGCTCGAACAGGCATTTCTCGACGCAGCGAAAGTTACGGAGATTCTCGACCAGCCGCCAGAAATAGTTGATCAACCACATGCCAAAAAACTTGAAGTGTCGCATGGCAATATCTCACTGAACGATGTCTCATTCACCTACCAAGATGCCAAAGATAGACCCGTGTTCAAACGTGTACAGTTGGACATACCTGCTGGTCAAAGTGTCGGACTTGTCGGCAAGAGTGGTGGGGGTAAATCAACCCTCACGCACCTGCTTCTCAGATATATGGATATCGGCTCTGGCGAGATATCCATAGATGGACATAATATCGCTACAGTCACGCAAGATAGTCTGCGCTCACACATCGCTTATGTCCCTCAAGATCCCTATCTGTTTCATCGTAGCCTTTCCGAAAACATCGCTTACGGCAAACCAGACGCCACCGAGCCAGAGATTCGTGCAGCAGCAGAGAAGGCTCACGCAGTCGAGTTCATCGATAATTTACCGCAAGGACTTGATACAATCGTAGGCGAGCGTGGCGTCAAACTAAGTGGCGGGCAGCGGCAGCGCATCGCTATTGCTCGCGCAATACTCAAAGACG
Protein-coding sequences here:
- a CDS encoding DUF2127 domain-containing protein; protein product: MAIYSLRHAPWFENAYRLGIAVKGFDGLMEVFAGIALLVAPGLVHTTLSAIFRATHLHDGHTAQFIASYVARLDAEAAKNGITFLIVFLIGHGVVKLVLVYCLLRRIVWAYPYALAVLGFFLLYQLYVLVLDPLSPGMWLFTLLDTLIIWLVWGEWQDLRENSREPVQ
- a CDS encoding ABC transporter ATP-binding protein; amino-acid sequence: MKLFSRTNSSTTKKTINIYKEELKEDKKQFIIATILVPMQHLLYVVLLPLIISFFTQSLITSSHNFTTPLLLIGFMALISLMAIIVGHFGYLALFKHEESMTTKLTERALTGLLRHSHSFFANNKVGALAGDVNTFSRSYMSIFDTIALQATSIVVNYTASLIIVAFIAPIMLPALILLTGFIIYDALRSYSARAEYRTERKELQSKLFGNFADILGNQTLVRMFGTSRQEIKNTVAQRRHIESIANQEIDILQRGAETRMGVLFSFQILTLLLCLVLITRDALSIAALIFIITYLGRVTGSLFAINGIIRGLEQAFLDAAKVTEILDQPPEIVDQPHAKKLEVSHGNISLNDVSFTYQDAKDRPVFKRVQLDIPAGQSVGLVGKSGGGKSTLTHLLLRYMDIGSGEISIDGHNIATVTQDSLRSHIAYVPQDPYLFHRSLSENIAYGKPDATEPEIRAAAEKAHAVEFIDNLPQGLDTIVGERGVKLSGGQRQRIAIARAILKDAPILVLDEATSALDSESEKLIQESLETLMRGRTSIVIAHRLSTIAKLDRIIVLEQGKIIEDGTHTELLNKRGIYAKLWKHQSGGFIEE